The DNA segment TGAGACCTTGCTTTCCGTCACTTATATAGCATTTTTTAGAGATAGGACTTgatactttcttttttttttttgttagtctGCTGGGCACTAACTTAGGAGTTTTTTATATGAACCAGGTATCTGAAAAATTATCAGTTATATATATGTCAAGTTTGTAAAGATACTTACACTACAACATTTTCAGGTTGAGGCAACATTTAAAAAGTGTTGCCTAAAGGCTGACAAAATGTTGCTTTTGATCTATGGCAACACTTTTGCACCTAAGGCAATGTTTTTGGGCGGCGTTGCATATGCAGCCATTGCCTTAGATCAAGGCAACACTTTTTGGTTtcaaaagcgttgcttttgaGAGCAACAAAAGCAACATTTCGTAAGTGTTGCCTTTGGTTAAAAAACAACAACACTTCAAAagtgaaaaataacaacacttCAAAAGTGTGTTTGAGACAACACTTTTGCAATGTTGTCTTTTCTCATATTTTGACCACTACTAAAAAATATTGTCTATTTGCAATAAAATTCAACCCTTTTATGTGTTGCTTATAAGTTTGAATTTGCAATACTTTAAAGTGTTGCCTATTAGTTTTGAATATACAACCCTTTAAAGTAttgccttttcttttggatATGTAACCATACAAGTGTTGtctaatattcaaaatatgcaACTAATAAAAGGGTTGcctttttgataaaaatataaattatttttgtaataaaaatacaaaaaattaaaatttacaataaaattttttgtttatacatatgtaattattttaattaataaataaatttgtgcacaatagaaaaaaattataaaagagacaaaataactaataataaaattctaattaaaatagatattaaaaagTTCAATTAGTATTTCAAATACATGTTCATCAATAATTCtccacaaaataataaaattcttgtcTAACAATAATTGTCATAAcaaaatagtaattaatatttatcaaaaagaTGTCAATCtacttgcatattttatatctatGCTTGACTTTGTTAGAACAATCTGATAGTGTGTGGATCCAAAATCAGTGCCAAATGAAAGCTTTTCGGTAACATCTGAGTAATGGTATGATGAACTCAAAATCCTCTTGCCTCCACTGAGTCCAATAACTGCTGCAATAGCCATTGTTATACTCCCCTAATAACTATGTGCGAGTAACATCAAACTTCCCTATTAAGGCAATAATTCTTAACCTGTGTCAGCTAAAAATACAAGTGTCAGAAAACTTCCAAATTGTTCTAAGTTCTAACCATATGATTATCCATAAAATAGCAAAACAACACTAATAGAATAAAATCAAAGGAACAGAATAATTCAAGATCCATATACTTCAATTTTTTAGTGTAGAATCCATTGAAACAACTTATAAAGTTACAACATATAAATGACTGAAACATAAATTTGAAGGGGGGAAGAaatgaaaagataaatatatgAAACAACTTCGTTGACAATTTCTGCCATTCCTGTGAATGAGACAGCAGTTACTAGAGTCTGTTGCAGTGACAACACGCATCACTCCCCAACATAGCCACATTATTTCAgcaatgagaaaaaaattttctttctcaCAGTAGCACAACgctacaaaaataagtaattaaaaaggaaaaagaaaaaaagatgattgATTAAAAATAGCAAGAGTGTATTGCAGAAGCCACCATGAAGTAAGATGGCAGAAGACAGAGAAAGAAAAGGCCAAAAATGTTGATAGTCCATTCCCAATAAATgataaatcacaaaaattactgcaaatttttttgttatacctGGTCATCACTTTGGATCACGAGTTGATGAGGAAGGACGATCGTTGCCATTCGAACATTGCTTACTATTTATATCATGTGTTGATTCCTTGGCTCGTAATAAAGATAGTGCTTCATCAATATTTGTGCCAAGAGAACTCTGTTGCAAGAGAAGCTTCACAAGATCCTCCAAACTTTGGACTCTATCTTTTGTCTCATGAAGTTCAGTTTTCATTGAACTTATAGTCTCTGTATGTTGTTGCTTAATTTTAGCAATCTCCCGTTCTTTCTGCAGAGATGTTTTTGTGATTATCCTCCCATAACATCGAACTCTTCTTGGTTGTTCTTTGCCAAATACTGCAGTAAATGCTTTCTTGGGAGTGTCTCCAACTTCTTGGTGGCTCTTAAGTTTatcttattaaaaaaacataacaaTTTTAGCTTGTTCCACTCACTGATTCTCATGCTTCTttccaaaacaccctaaaagtAAAGGTGTTATTCAAGAGGGAGTTAATAGAAGCAAATGAGAGTAGGGATGCAGAATTAATGGAAGTTTCTGAGATAAGAACTTCATTGGGGGAACTTTTAATAGTTTTAATAATGATATAATGAAcatattaaaagttaaaacttagATTTTATGTCCTTTTCACAAAAATTGTATTCACttaataatatgtattttaGAAACACACATTTTATTCAAGTTGATGGCTGAGAGCTTTGTTTACCAGTCATGTCCATATCAGCTACCcattaaatataaatagatGACAGAAATTAAAGGATGATTTGATTAATTTCAAACCTAAAAAAGCAAGCTGTCTTAAATTAATGCCTACCAAATCCCAAACTCTAAAAAGACACGGGACACTATTGTGAGTTTGCACTGttattttaattagaattaagAGGTAATATATCATTTAACATTTGTATCTTTGACTTCTCGCCTGctatatctaaataaattaaagcaTAAGCAATTCacatgtatattttaattatggaCCCCACAAAACATGATCATGTATGTTTTAAATCtacttaattagttatttataaattatattagcTTTCAAGAAGAATCCTCCTCCAGGGGAAATTGACTTTGAAGGCTCTAAAatcaagatatatatatattacatacTATAACAAtacttttttaagttttatacaGGACAATCTGACTTAAAATAATACTGTAAATTAAggcaattttattttagatcaATTTGTAAATTAAGGTAGTTCTACTTCAACTTATTATGACTTACAATAACAGCTTGTGTTCCTAAATCAAGCTATTATGACTTACAATAACAGCTTGTGTTCCTGAATCAAGCTCTTTTCCTTTTCGTCCAGTTCGAGTtgcaacaaacacatcaacctGTGATGGGTCTTCTTTGTTCTCATTCATTTCACGCTACAAGTAAGGAAAAAGAGTATTAAAAATggccaaaaataatatttatctaGTTTTAAGATGGTCATTATACAACAagaaaaaacttataaaaaatcaaaattattaccATTTCATTACGCACTCTTGCAAAACTTATAGGTCCCATTCGATGTTGATGTTGTTGCTTTTTACGATTTTCAGAATTTAAATGAGATAGAGCATATACCCAACAAAATTAAAGGGAGTTATATGTAATAAACCAAAAGCAtaaaaaaagacaaagaaacAGAATTATTTATTCTACAACTCACCTTAACAGAAGGAATACTCCAATATGCAATTAACTTTTGAAATTGAACTTCTGGAATATCTAAAGGGCGATTTTTCAGCATATCTTCAATGTTGTTATATCTCTCAAAATGCTTtcccttgattcttgttttGTAACCTTTCCAAGCTTCTCGAACACCAGTCATCACCCACCCTTTCCCCTCTTTTGGAAGAATGAACTTTGACTACGAAAAAGTACAAAACAAAAATTGTAAATGACAAttcaaaaacactaaaaacaaaGACAAAACTGCAATGTAAAATAGCAGCTATATATTTTCACAAAACTACAGCTAAGCCATACGAAATTGAAAATTTTCAGATCATAAAAAATAGATGAGAAATAAAACACTTACATTAATATATTTCCATATGCGCTTTTTGACTTTGAGGGGCACAGCTTTCCAACTAGTGTACATCAATATTATGAAATCGCTATTCCTTCCCATTGTTCCAATAAAGTAAGTTAAATCCTTCACTCTTCTTGGAGTTGGTCCCACTGCTTGTCCTTCATAAAAAGTCacctcttctcttttttcccAACTTCTTGCATGGATTTTAGCACACCTTGTTTTTCCTCGTGTCCTTCTAGTCTTTGGAGTATCTATAAATATGTGCAATTTAaccatttaaataaattatatagcTATACATGCTAATGAATAagtaaaatgataattatgtaTAAAGTACAGCACCTTTAACATTGTTAGTTTCCATAAGGTGATTGTCATCACCATGAAGAActtcatcttcatattcaccaACATAGTCCTCATCATTCgagaaatcatcatcatcatcatctccaaCTTCATTAGCATTTGCTCCACTATGTTCCTCCTCTCCTTCCACATGAATCCCATTTGTCGCCAAAAATGTATCAAGTGTCATGGCTTGACAACTTGATTTTGTATTTGTCTTCCTAAGATTTTGTTGCTTTTCTTGAATAGATCTTTCGTTTTCAGCACTTGGTTCAAAATCGTCATCTTCTCTTTCCAAATAAACTCCATGTGTCTCCAAAAATTTATCCATACCCATGGTTAGAcgctttttaagattttctggTTCTTCTTCACTAGCTCCAATTTTCTGGTTTGGCATACTTTTCATTCTTTTGGAAATTGGGACTTCTTTTTGAGTGCTTTGCTTAGAAGGCATAGGAGTCACTCTCTTTTGTCCATGACCACCAGCCATCATTGGAGAGATAAAATGCTGCTTCTTATGAATTTCTGCTGTATTTTTCTGCATGAATTGCTTGTTGCTTTGATACTGTTTTACCAGTCTTTTTCGCTTTGGAGTAGTTCTTGTTTCCATTGTATTTctgaaataaaacaaaataaaagatgacATTAGACATTAGAATTTGGCAATGTAAATAAAGTTCTTTCCTAACACCAAATTCAGCCTTTAATAAATCATTAAGAAACTGAATGGAGTTGTTTGCTGAGGATATAATTGAAGACTACTATTTAATAGTAATAAACAAGAAGGAGCTGAAGGAGATAACATTGTGGAACTGAAGGAGCTGTTTGCTGAGGATGTAATTGAAGACTACTATTTAATAGTAATAAACAAGAAGGCATGCCATAAGacacatatataaaaaagtGATACATCTTTCATTCCACTTCCCTACTGTTTAATGCAATTAAAAAGTTACAGGAACGAATTCAAGATCCCAAGCGCTAGAGAACACCAAACGACGCCACAACAAAAGGAAAACAGAAGTACAGAAGCAGAGAGTTGAGAGAACTGAGAAAAGAGGTTACGAAAGAGCAAAAAAAGAGAACTCCTTTTGAAGCATCTATAACAACTTCGTGCAAGTCACccctaatcaaatcaatttcacCATTATCATTGGGTATAGAAGGATCCATTGACTGGTCAGATGGCTCTTTTTCATATATAGCTTGGGGATCAACATCAGCTTCGTCACCTATGCTAAATAAATCCCTTGGAATTGACTTCATAACATAATGTTTATTTTGATCAAATGGATCTTGCACATAGAAGCATTGGTGTACTTGACATGCCAACACAAAAGGCTCTTCTTGATAGCATTTTTTGTTGAATTGAGCATACGAAGAGCCATAGCCATCCTCTTGAGTCTCATACCAGTCACATCTAAACAATACAACCTTAAAATTGCCAAAGTAGTCTAACTCAAttatatcatttattttttcatagtagGAAACTTTTGCACGAATTGGATTTGGATCCTTTGCACTTGCAAAGCTCGTAGTCAACACAACTAAAGTTACACCACTATTTTGCGTCTTGCGTCTTGCCTCACGTTGCCTAGTATGAAATCTATACCCATTGATAAAATAACCCGAATATCTTTTTGCAATCTTGTTGGGCCCTCTAGAAAGCTCCTTAATCCAATCTGGAACATTCTGACGCATGGCCTTATGCTGATAGAAGTTACACAAGCAGCTTCCACTCACTTTCCTgttttcacacacacacacttttTAGTGTTTGTTAATAATCTTGTATTAACAGAACACTACTTGAATTGAAGCAGCATTGCATCAAtcctatatttaaatttgtcGGAAAGATAACTTTGAAAGCTAATAATATTTTCACTTCTTCTTTTCCAATTTTATtcagtttttgaagaagatgaagtatACAAATATGAGTTTGGCCAAGAACTGAAGTGATCTCATTTTTTTGACGATGTTCTTGAGGTCCTGACAAAAAACACAGTAAGTGCATAGCTTTATTTACTTTCAAAGCaatactttcttttctttttctagaaATACTTACTAGACAGCATATGTGATATTTCATTAATGGTGTTATATAAATTTGAGTTTGATGTAACCATTTATGAAATGATTtagatttataaaatattaaactgTTTGTATGttaatattctaaaaaaagatatggaactaaaaaacctttttatcttcttttttttattgtgttccTTATGACAGATTTTATTTTCTAGAAGCAAAGGAGACTATTAGAATTTAGACGCATTGTCATGGTGGTAGCTAGGAACTAGGATCTAACATTTGTTACATAATCAATTTACACtatcaaaaaataacaaaatcctAACTCAAAATAAGCTAACTAAGATCAACTCTGGCTAATAGCTAAGCATTTTACATTTTCTAGCAATACAAGTAAAATCACCAGTTAAAAGCTAAAGGACTCAAAGTGCAGATTTTCAGCCAAATTAAATGAACAAACAGCCGCTACCTCCTGCCTCATTTCCTTGGGTCCAGAAACAAGAACTCCCACAataataaaaaaccaaaataaaatggTACTGCACAAAGATATGTATGTAAAAACAAGTTTAAGTTCAACCAGAAGATTTAAAATACACATGCAGTTCTATTAAACGCACACAGTGACAGTAGAGTTGCTTCAACACTAATGCACACATACAGCAACAAATTTCATATAACCAAAAATTAGGATTCAAAACACAAaagtagaaaagaaaaacagagaTAAAATCATGAGTACCTGTAAAACAATGATCAGCGGTGATGAACCCTAGCAGAAGAACGCTGGCAAATTGGAAGAGATCATAGATGAACGGCAAGCAAAACCTAAAGACTTTATAGATCTGGTTACAAAATACACAAATATACACAAATATGAACGGCAAGCTCGAAACAGCAACATTATTACCAAAAACCCTATAATAGCAACatcaacattattaaaattaggattcaaaatgaaaaagaaaaaggaatatgCAGAATCATAGGTACCCGGTGATGAACAAGCGAGCAGAAATGATGGAAGCTCGAACTGCTAGCAGAGACAATCGAAGATCAAACGCGAACAAAGTGGATTGAATCTCGATTGCGAGCAGAGAAGATTGAATTTCGAACTACAAGTAGAGAGAATCAAAGCTCAAATGCGTGTCAAGACCTCCATTGCCATCCTCGaagagaagaagacgaagaagaagatgatttAGTAGCACGTCAATGTctgaggaagatgaagatgagGATGAATTAGCAAAGAAGAGCACACGTCAATGTCTCCTCTATTGCCATCATTGAAgagaggaagatgaagatgattTTGTGCTTGTTAGGGTTGGGGTTTTGTCTCAGACTTTCTTTCagtaaaaggagaagaagatgatgaattgAAGGCCCGTGGAGAAAAGgggttttgtttttcttttttttagttaaagtgggaaaatattttgttaaaatatttggAGAGAagcttataatttaaaaagaaaatattaatttattttagacaACATTTATAAGTTgatgtttattaaaaattttaaagcaacttttataaaatgtaatatatgaatataataaatgttgtctatttaatttattaaagcaacatttttgttatgttttttaattaactaaaaaataacatttataaCATGTTGATTTAAAAGAGTTGCAATAGTCTTATTTTTTTGCAACAAATATTAAGAGttgctttttattattttagacaaCATTTTTTAAGTATTGTTTTAAATATATGTTGTCATAGATCAAAATTGTTGTAGTGTTAGGAGTTATATAtatgtcaaattttttataattcttaCTTTTTAAAGATACTAGAAGAACATGATTTCTTAAATAATGAAGGCTCAAAAATGGATCATCTATGGTTATTTCTCATGGCTGAACCTTTTATAagagaaaaagtgaaaattttGTTGATGAACCTTTAAAAAATTGGTACGAGGATGAAGAGAAAAAAGACCGGAATAGaatttagatttaaaatttgGTTTCTTCATAAATCAAGCATGAACATAAGCTTGATATTTGAACTTCTCTCCTTTTCTCTCTTACATTCTTACcatgagaatgaaaaaaaaatgaaagagataAGGGAAGGGGTGGCCAAACTTTAAGGATAAGAAATGAGATTTGTGGTCAAAATATCTCCTAAGAGATAATTATCAAGAGCTGTAATTATGTGAGCACTGATTGTTACTTTATCTGATTAGTTATCTCATATAACATTAGTATGTTAAATTAATTcaactctaaaatatttttaaaattttggtacaaattattaaaattaagagtATTGATAAAAATCTCAAACTAGTTGAATTTGAACTCGGTAAATATAcgatatcattttttttattattcactaataaaatattatttttgagaatattacgtaactcaaaatatttttatttttgatacgTGTTCGTCTCATTAAGTAGAGTCAAATTGTAATACACAATTTTTGCAAGTAGAGTCAAATTGTAATACACAATTTTTGCAAGTTCTAAcggtaaaaaattttaaaattttgtgataCGAAATTTCGAATTATTACGTAAGGTGTAGTAATTTTTGACGTTGCTAAATCTTATATGGGAAAGTATGAGAAgtcaatggaatatttgtacaatggaGATTTATagagtattaaaaatataactattagtgttattttttttcatcaGCTAAAGTTTTTAGGATGAGTAGTACCATATCATGTTATTAGAGCActagatccgaaaggtcaagagtttgatttttggtgaaactcaaaattagtttaagtttttgggaagatgtttattattccTAGTACTCAGATGATTATTTTAGATAGTATGGaagatgttcattttgtaacaTAATATAAaggatgttcattttgtaactcaataaTCTATTGTACACATTTTATAAATAGTTCATTATCTTCCTAACGAGACTCATCTTATATTTGTTGTGGTGACATTTTTCTTGATTAAGGCAATGTGATATTGTCCTTGTCCCTCTACAAATTTTCATTAATTATGATAGTTATCTCCTGGGTGGGGTATGGAAACATGATGATGTTATGATCATGATCAATGATCAGTAaactaattattatatatattctataaGTTTCTGTTGGTCTAGATTGATTGAAGACACAAGCATGATATGTGTCGGAAAAACCAAATGTTATGTCAATAATTCAATATCATGAGCTTGTTTCGGATTGAAACTTGTGGGGGCAGCTGCATCAAAGCTGAAGAGTGATATAAATTCATTTGTTATATTATTATAGTTCCTGCACTTGGTAGTTGGAAGGCAGTTTTAGACACAACTTATCATGTGTTTCCATTTTAAAAGTGGCAACATCAAGTGACCCATAATTACTATCacgtaaaaagaaaagaatgtagTGTAGCATCATTTCAATTGCTTGCAATGATTCCGATCGAAATGCATTTCAACGCGTGctcagaattttttttttttgggatatTGATTGAGATCAATACTGAATTGAAAGGATATTTTTCCTGTATAAACGaacaaaaaagaaactaaaaggaacaattaaaaaatatgcatttaaAAGTCcactttttaatttgtatataataataatgactTTGGTGATTTTCAGAAGAATGGAGCAACTTGGTGATATACGTAGTTTTGGTACAGTTATTTGTAGAATTCGCGAAGAACAAAGTCACCCTACCACCTCCATGAATCCGTTGGGGCCGGGGTGAATTGTCCGAGCTGCGACACGTGTCTTGCTAACGTTAGCCGCGTGTAACATGCACAGTATGTCCATGACTATCAATAGACAATAATGTATGTGTAGTTTGTAGTGTGAGTCAGCCTAGTCCAATTTTTATTCAGCAAACAAAACTCATTGTTAAGACTTGAGAGAGTAGACAAAACTAGAACTGCGGAAGAGAAAGAGACTAAAACCGAAGAAGAGAAAAGgtacaagaagaaaaaaatagtttatgagtgaagatattatattattactGTCGATCGAATATCTAGATCAtcttatatttgtgttttttttttgttattacttACTGTTTATatcctgggtcaagctgtcgactcgggatgtttagcgacaagccgaccgacctcttcaggtcagactatccgacctcttctcaaagagctcggccaaatcgctaaaggagcccaaagcaggcccaaaatgaaggaacacagcccaatctaaaggcagccaaagcccagaaagataaaggcagttcccctaaagataagatgacttcacttaaagataagataagataagataagataactatcttatctcgagagaggtcactcctcaccattataaatacactggagcacccaggtataactcatactctgattctactcaatacctgcttaatacccttgctaatttaagcatcggagtcccttgcaggtaccccccacccttcggtgataaaggatcagcagcactctcagttccacaagtcggacacaccagctccgaccgctatacacctgccggatacgtcggctccgaccaattaacacagaagatctcgaccgagatcgacctacagtttcaggtaaccNNNNNNNNNNNNNNNNNNNNNNNNNNNNNNNNNNNNNNNNNNNNNNNNNNNNNNNNNNNNNNNNNNNNNNNNNNNNNNNNNNNNNNNNNNNNNNNNNNNNNNNNNNNNNNNNNNNNNNNNNNNNNNNNNNNNNNNNNNNNNNNNNNNNNNNNNNNNNNNNNNNNNcttcgggtgtctcttgtggatgtctaccgagaaatatgcaatactgagaagatcccaccacctcgcccaatccaaaaccaaagaggtcggacgcgttgaGGGTCTACCTCACACTGAAGAGGTTagacgcgttgaaggtccacctcacaccaaagaagtcggacgcgttgaaggtccacctcacaccaaagaggtcggacaaagttgaaggtcaacctcacaccaaagaggtcggacaagttgaaggtccacctcacaccaaagatgTTGGatgagttgaaggtccacctcacaccaaagaggtcggacaaagttgaaggtccatctcacaccaaagtggtcggacaagttgaaggtcaacctcacaccaaagaggtagGACAAGTCGAAcatctcacaccaaagaggtcgaacgagttgaacgtccacctcacacccctgagagacatgttcatggaggattcgcaggaggaaggatctctaaatcatctcgcaaaggatacttcaaagaggtatattaaggaagggagagaggtttGAATAGTACTACGGGGTGCAAACAAGCCTTctgagattttgaaaattcttggggcaaccacccattcttacccaaccaagggaaagtgaaaagctcatattatacctcttagtgggaagtcgggcaatagcctcatcactagttaaagaagacaaaagtgggcaacaacccgtctacttcatcatcaaggctctacaaggggccgaactaaactatcaagaGATGAGCAGTTCACCTACGCCCTCATACTCACCTCTCGATGACTccacccatactttcaagctcacactatcagagttcggaccaaccagcccatagaaggcatcctacagaaaacagacttagcaGGAAGAATTCTACAGTGGGCAGTCAAGTTATCCGAAATTGATCTTCGACATAAAGctcagacagccatcaaatcacagtatatGGCCGACTTTATTACAGAGTGCACTAACACCCCGGGAAATCCTACAAAATGGAAACTCTACATGAACgactcttcaaacaaaaccAGGAGTGGTGCAGGCGTAATTATATAAAGCGATCAGGGAagccaaatcaagctaaatGACCAAGCTGAATACGAGGTGCTACTCGCTGGTTTAAGGCTAGCTAAAGAAGGTAGGAGCTTACCATGTccagtgattcacaagtagtcacctcacaaatagaagggagcaaccaagctgaggatcccaccatgaaaaaatacctcgggtaattcgggggaccctggacaaaactaGAGAACAGCTCAAAAaattcgggggaccctggacaaaaacagaaaacagcTCGGACATTTCGGGGAATATGAAGCccgacacatacctcgggagcagaatgcccgagctggtGCACTTTCAAAATCAGCCAGTAccaacagctcggacaattcggggaatatgaagttcgacacatacctcgggagcagaatggccgagctgatgcactttcaaaatcagccaacaccaaaccagggggcaatagtagaagcctcatccaggctacATTATAAGGCCACAACaaggaaggaaaacaaaccctctcctcaTAGTCTGGTGACACCAGCTCATAACTCTTCTCCTCATCCCTATCTCTACCAATTCTACGGAACCTCCTAAGTCGCACACAGTACCCAGGGTCAGCCATAGTAACACACATTAAAACTATGGAAT comes from the Arachis duranensis cultivar V14167 chromosome 7, aradu.V14167.gnm2.J7QH, whole genome shotgun sequence genome and includes:
- the LOC110274109 gene encoding uncharacterized protein LOC110274109, yielding MGRNSDFIILMYTSWKAVPLKVKKRIWKYINSKFILPKEGKGWVMTGVREAWKGYKTRIKGKHFERYNNIEDMLKNRPLDIPEVQFQKLIAYWSIPSVKVSCRINNSVSLSFFMLLVYYI